In a single window of the Nocardiopsis composta genome:
- a CDS encoding recombinase family protein, producing the protein MALIGLVRVGADPQDARSQRQALEPICSRLFEETASRRRLIKNRPGLLAAVAEVGDGDALTVTRARSLSASMVDGLETLLDLVDRGVTVKVLVGLAAGEHTGDSELLADIRELRQLRRELQSSRIRAGIRTAREHGGSHGRPRSISDETQREIRMRRDRGESLRSIAGSAGVSIGTAHRVLTQRGSSQGALSPRP; encoded by the coding sequence ATGGCGCTCATAGGACTCGTCCGGGTCGGGGCAGACCCTCAGGACGCGAGATCGCAACGGCAGGCACTCGAGCCGATCTGCTCGCGTCTCTTCGAGGAGACTGCATCGCGTCGACGCCTGATCAAGAACCGCCCCGGGCTCCTCGCTGCTGTGGCGGAGGTCGGCGACGGGGATGCACTCACCGTGACCCGCGCACGGAGCCTGAGCGCGAGCATGGTCGACGGGCTCGAGACATTGCTGGACCTCGTTGACCGAGGAGTAACAGTGAAGGTCCTCGTGGGGCTGGCCGCGGGCGAGCACACCGGAGACTCGGAGCTCCTCGCGGACATCCGCGAGCTCAGACAACTACGTCGAGAGCTTCAAAGCTCCCGCATCCGGGCTGGCATCCGCACAGCGCGGGAACACGGAGGCAGCCACGGCCGACCACGCTCCATTAGCGACGAGACGCAGCGCGAGATTAGGATGCGGAGAGATCGAGGCGAGTCGTTGCGCAGCATCGCCGGAAGCGCTGGCGTGTCGATCGGAACCGCCCACCGCGTGCTGACGCAACGAGGCTCTAGTCAGGGGGCGTTGTCCCCTCGGCCGTGA
- a CDS encoding type I restriction-modification system subunit M — protein MTEDEARAAARALRPHGGSDPLTLAELEQYLAAAADLLRGSIDQADFKAYIFPLMFFKRISDVYLEEYAQALDESGGDHEFALFAENHRFAIPEGSLWDDVRNCTENIGTALQTAFREIEKANPETLYGVFGNASWTNKDKLPDRKLADLIEHFSSKALTNAAVPPDVFGNAYEYLIKRFADQSNKKAGEYYTPRSVVGLLVNILDPTEGETVYDPACGTGGMLIEVIEHVKDAGGSPKTLWGKLYGQEKVLATSAIARMNLLLHGVEDFKIVREDTLRNPAFYTGNNLAQFDCVVANPPFSLKNWGEPEWASDKWGRNALGGVPPKGYADWAWVQHMITSAKPRTGRVAVVLPQGALFRQGAEARIRTHVLKSDLVDAVIGLAPNLFYGTGLAACVLILRQEKQPDKKGKVLFINGEDLFKRGRNQNTLEPEHAQQILDAYELYADIEGRSRVVDLAEIESNDYNLNVPLYVAPPDSGEKLTLADALANLETAHAEATTTRAALEAELAKWGLSV, from the coding sequence ATGACCGAGGATGAGGCACGCGCGGCAGCGCGGGCATTGCGCCCCCACGGCGGGAGCGATCCGCTGACGCTGGCGGAGCTCGAGCAGTACCTCGCCGCGGCGGCTGACCTGCTGCGCGGCAGCATCGACCAGGCCGATTTCAAGGCTTACATCTTCCCGCTGATGTTCTTCAAGCGGATCAGCGACGTCTATCTCGAGGAGTACGCCCAAGCGCTGGACGAGTCCGGGGGCGACCACGAGTTCGCCCTGTTCGCGGAGAACCACCGCTTCGCCATCCCCGAGGGCAGCCTGTGGGACGACGTCCGCAATTGCACCGAGAACATCGGCACCGCGCTTCAGACCGCGTTCCGGGAGATCGAGAAGGCCAACCCCGAGACGCTATACGGCGTCTTCGGCAACGCCAGCTGGACCAACAAGGACAAGCTGCCCGATCGGAAGCTCGCCGATCTCATCGAGCACTTCTCGAGTAAGGCGCTGACCAACGCCGCTGTGCCGCCCGACGTGTTCGGCAACGCGTACGAGTACCTCATCAAGAGATTCGCCGACCAGTCGAACAAGAAGGCCGGTGAGTACTACACGCCGCGCTCGGTGGTCGGCCTGCTCGTCAACATCCTCGATCCCACCGAGGGTGAGACGGTCTACGACCCGGCTTGCGGCACCGGCGGCATGCTGATCGAGGTCATCGAGCACGTGAAAGATGCCGGCGGCAGCCCCAAGACCCTGTGGGGCAAGCTCTACGGCCAGGAGAAAGTGCTCGCCACCTCTGCGATCGCACGGATGAACCTGCTGCTCCACGGCGTCGAGGACTTCAAGATCGTCCGCGAGGACACGTTGCGCAACCCCGCCTTCTACACGGGCAATAATCTTGCGCAGTTCGACTGCGTCGTCGCCAACCCGCCGTTCTCGCTCAAGAACTGGGGCGAGCCCGAGTGGGCGTCCGACAAGTGGGGCCGGAACGCACTTGGTGGAGTCCCGCCGAAGGGATACGCCGACTGGGCCTGGGTCCAGCACATGATCACCTCCGCGAAACCAAGGACTGGCCGAGTCGCCGTCGTCCTGCCCCAAGGGGCACTCTTCCGGCAGGGAGCTGAGGCGCGGATCCGCACCCACGTGCTCAAGTCAGACCTCGTCGACGCGGTCATCGGGTTGGCCCCCAACCTCTTCTACGGCACTGGCCTCGCCGCCTGCGTGCTGATCCTTCGACAGGAGAAGCAACCAGACAAGAAGGGCAAGGTGCTCTTCATCAACGGTGAAGACCTGTTCAAGCGCGGACGCAACCAGAACACCCTCGAACCCGAGCATGCCCAGCAGATCCTCGACGCCTATGAGCTCTACGCTGACATCGAGGGCCGCTCCCGTGTCGTCGACCTGGCCGAGATCGAGAGCAACGACTACAACCTCAACGTCCCGCTGTACGTCGCGCCTCCTGACAGCGGCGAGAAGCTCACGCTCGCGGACGCGCTCGCGAATCTCGAAACGGCGCACGCCGAGGCGACCACGACGCGTGCTGCGCTGGAGGCCGAGCTGGCGAAGTGGGGGCTGTCCGTATGA
- a CDS encoding type I restriction-modification system subunit M, with translation MSTRITQRELENYLWGAAIVLRGLIDAGDYKQYIFPLVFLKRISDVYDEEHAAAMDVYEDEELADLPENHRFAIPHGCHWEDIRGVTQNIGAALLHAMRSIEKANPDTLPGVFGDGDWGNKDLLPDSTLADLIEHFSTKTLSIANLPEDELGNGYEYLIKKFADDSGHTAQEFYTNRTLVHLMTMMLEPQPGESVYDPTCGTGGMLISTAAELKRQGKEWRNLRLYGQELNYGTSAIARMNLFLHGITDGHIAHGDTLSRPAFLDGKGHLQTFDVVLANPPYSIKAWNRTAFAKDPYGRNVWGVPPQGRADYAFFQHIAKSLDPDTGRAAILFPHGVLFRREEAALREALVKSDLIECVLGLGEGLFYNSPMPATVVILRANKSPERKNKILIINAVKEVAREQAQSFLRKHHQTKILEAYRGYADIDGFATVATVDQIAAKDYSLGISLYVTNGAPIATEQTSLVDALANWRSAAQASDAAIADVFSLLRAEVTA, from the coding sequence ATGAGCACCAGAATCACGCAGCGAGAGCTGGAGAACTACCTGTGGGGCGCGGCGATCGTGCTCCGTGGGCTGATTGACGCGGGCGACTACAAGCAGTACATCTTCCCGCTCGTCTTCCTGAAGCGGATCTCCGACGTCTACGACGAGGAGCACGCCGCCGCGATGGATGTATACGAAGACGAGGAGCTCGCCGACCTCCCAGAGAACCACCGCTTCGCCATCCCCCACGGCTGCCACTGGGAAGACATCCGCGGCGTCACGCAGAACATCGGCGCGGCACTCCTGCACGCCATGCGCTCCATCGAGAAGGCCAACCCTGACACACTCCCCGGCGTCTTCGGCGACGGCGACTGGGGCAACAAGGACCTGCTCCCGGACTCGACGCTGGCGGACCTGATCGAGCACTTCTCCACCAAGACGCTCTCGATCGCCAACCTGCCTGAGGACGAGCTTGGCAACGGGTACGAGTACCTGATCAAGAAATTCGCGGACGACTCCGGTCACACCGCGCAGGAGTTCTACACCAATCGCACGCTGGTGCACCTGATGACGATGATGCTGGAACCCCAGCCGGGTGAGTCGGTGTACGACCCCACCTGCGGCACGGGCGGCATGCTCATCTCCACCGCCGCCGAGCTCAAGAGGCAGGGCAAGGAGTGGCGGAATCTGCGCCTCTACGGCCAGGAGCTCAACTACGGGACCTCCGCAATCGCGCGGATGAACCTGTTCCTGCACGGCATTACAGACGGCCACATCGCCCACGGTGACACCCTCAGCCGGCCGGCGTTCCTCGACGGCAAGGGTCATCTGCAGACGTTCGACGTCGTGCTGGCAAACCCGCCCTACTCCATCAAGGCGTGGAACCGCACTGCGTTCGCCAAGGACCCGTACGGCCGTAACGTCTGGGGCGTCCCACCGCAGGGACGCGCCGATTACGCGTTCTTCCAGCACATCGCCAAGAGCCTCGACCCCGATACGGGCCGCGCTGCGATCCTCTTCCCCCACGGGGTGCTCTTCCGGCGTGAAGAGGCGGCCCTGCGTGAAGCTCTGGTGAAGTCCGACCTGATCGAGTGCGTCCTCGGGCTCGGCGAGGGCCTCTTCTACAACTCCCCAATGCCAGCAACCGTCGTTATCCTGCGAGCCAACAAGTCACCTGAACGCAAGAACAAGATTCTGATTATCAACGCAGTTAAGGAAGTAGCCCGGGAGCAGGCTCAGTCATTCCTTCGCAAACACCACCAAACCAAGATCCTCGAGGCCTATCGCGGGTACGCGGATATCGACGGGTTCGCCACAGTGGCCACGGTCGATCAGATCGCCGCAAAGGATTACAGTCTGGGTATCTCGCTGTACGTCACCAACGGGGCTCCCATTGCGACCGAACAGACGAGCCTTGTCGATGCGCTCGCAAACTGGCGTTCGGCCGCACAAGCGTCCGATGCCGCCATCGCAGACGTGTTCTCCCTCCTCCGAGCGGAGGTGACCGCGTGA